The Sinomicrobium kalidii region TACTTTCGAACTGGAGACCCATTCGGATAAACTGACCATCGACGGTGAAACAGGGGTGATCTCAATCGCTCCCGATTATATGTATTCTGAATACGATACATTATCTCCGGCCGTGAGAGTTGTGAGCAATATAAGCGAGGAGGTTACGGTATTTGAAGACAAAATAATAACGATCATTACGGATACGCCCGAAGAGATGCCCGTTGAGACCATTTATATGCATTATCCCACGTTAAACACCTCGGGGTCATTCCCGACCGGAGGTGACGGGTTTGCGGTCCAGGTGGATATTCCCGGGAACGGGCAGGATATCTGGGGCGTTGTAGACAACAGTGCCGGGAAATTTCTGGAAGCTCCCGAAGAAAGGCCGGAGGAGAATACATCCCAGACGGTCCTCGAAACCCAGACTTTTGACAGTGGAGTAACACATCCGACCGCTTCATGGATGGTTACCAAGACACAGGACCTGACCGTATTCCAGTACGGCTACGAACTTTCCTTTAACTATTATTATCAACCGGCCTACCAGACCTATATGGAAGACGGTCGGACACCTACGGACCTCGAAGTGTATATTTCAACCGACTATACGGGAGGGGATATCCAGGATGCCGAGGGGAACTGGCTGAACGGTACCTGGACCAGGGTGAATGAAAGTATAAGATGCAGAAGATCGGAAGGTGTCACCAACGGCAAATCCTCCGGCCCGCCCTGGGGCCCCGAATTTATGGGTACTCCGTATCCCGGGAACCAGGAAGGCCCTGATCCGGACGGACGAAAAACACCCGGAACGAGTTTCTACGGCAAATGGGTGAAATGTTCTTACGATATCCCGCCGGAACTCATTTCCCGAAATTTTACGGTGGCCTTTAAGGTAGCCTCCTATTTTGAAGGAGAGTTGCTGAACAACTCAACAGTACCGGGACGTGGAGGAACGTACTTCCTTTCCGACTTTAATTACCGGGCGGATGAACTGACCGACTGATAATGTGTCCGATATTTTTATAAACAAACCAGGAAACGATGAAATAGTCGGAAGTCAGAAGTTCGGAGCCGGAAGTGAATATACTTCGGACACCGGACTTCGGACTTCGGACCTCAAAAACAAACACTATGAAACCAATCAAACTTTTAGTACTATTGTTTTTCCTCCCGACAGTCGGTGTTTTTGCTCAAAAGACCGTTACAGGTACTGTCACAGATGATAAAGGGGTGCCCATACCGGGGGCCAATGTCATTGTAAAAGGCAGTCCGAGAGGAACGACGACAGATTTTGACGGGAACTATGCTATTGAGGATATAGCGCAATCGGATATCCTGATCTATTCTTATGTAGGGTTCAAAAAGGTCGAGAAGAATGTATTCAGCCAAACCACTATTGATGTTACGCTCGAACCGGACCAGGTACAGCTTAATGAGGTGGTTGTTATCGGGTATGACGCTGTCCGGAAGCGGGACCTTACCGGTTCGGTATCGGCCATAGATCCTGAAGAACTTTCGGTAACGGCAACCTCCAATTTCGATGAAGCCCTGGCCGGGCGGGCAGCGGGCGTACAGGTGACTTCGAGTGACGGAACACCCGGGAGTTCGCAGAATATAGTGATCCGGGGCGGAAATTCGATAACCGGAGACAATTCGCCATTGTATGTCGTGGACGGCATACCGCTCGAAGATTTTGACCCGTCCAGCCTCAATACCCGCGATATCGAGAGCTTCGATATCTTAAAAGATGCTTCTGCAACTGCAATTTACGGTTCCCGCGGGGCCAACGGCGTTATTGTTATCAATACACGCAGTGGCCGGTCGGACGGGCAGACCGATATAAGTATCGGTTCGTTCTCCTGGATACAGGTCATTCCCAACAGATTGGACGTGCTGAGCCCGTATGAATTTGCCAGGTACCAGGAAAAACTGGCCTATGCCAATGACAACTATACGCCCGGGCAGAATGTAAGATTGTATGAAACCAACTGGATTGACCCGGAATTATACCGGAATATGGAGGGGACCGACTGGCAGGACGAGATTTTCAGGACGGCATATACAAGTAACCATACCCTTTCCCTGAGAGCGGGAAACGAAAAGACCTCCCTGTATTACAGCGGAAATTATCTGGACCAGGAAGGGACCCTTATCAGCACGAGTTTCAAAAAGATCAATAACCGGTTAAAATTTACACATAAAGTAAATGAGAACCTGAAGGTCAATGGCCAGATAGCGTACAGCAATATAAAGAGTAAAGGCTTGCAGGTATCCGGCAATGCCCGGACCAGTGTTATCCGGGATGCAGTTTCCTTCAGGCCGGTCGACCCCATAAACTGGAGCAACGACGAGGAAAGCGTCATACAGGACCAGGACCCTTATCTGTACGATCCTGTGAAAACACTGGAAAACACCGACAGGGCCGTGGCGAGGGACGTGCTCACCGGAACACTGGGACTCAATTATAAATTTTCGGAAAAATTGACCCTGAACATGAACGGGAATTACAGGACCACCAGCCAGGAAAGCTCTATATTCTTCAACGAAGACACCCAGCAGGCATCCCGGACCAACCGGGGCATTCACGGTTCAATATCCGATATAAGATGGGATATTCTGTCCACTTCAAACACATTGAAATTCGACGACAGGAAAGGAGATCATGTATACGGTGCCCTTGTCGGTATTGAAGCCCAGTACAGAACGAGGGAGGCTTCTGATCTGGAGAACAGAAATATTCCGACAGACCAGTTTGGCATAGACAACCTCGGCATTGCAACAACAGCAACAATAGCCGGGTCTTCCCATTCGGCCAATACCTTGTTGTCCTATTTCGGAAGGATCAACTACACCTATAAAGACCGTTACCTGGCGACTGTTAACTTCAGGACTGACGGATCTTCAAAGTTCCGGAAAGAGAACAGGTGGGGCTATTTTCCATCCTTTTCGCTCGCCTGGAGAGTATCGGAAGAGAAATTTCTCAGCGCGATCGATGCCATATCCGATTTAAAGATCAGGGCGGGCTGGGGATTGACAGGAAATAACCGTATCGGGGATTTTGAAGCCTATAACATGTTTGCGGTCAACACATCCAGCGGTTATGTGCTGGGGCAGAACCAGGAGTTCCGGCCGGGAGCCTATCAAAGCAATATGGCTGTTCCCGACCTGCGCTGGGAGACCACGGCCCAGACCAATGTGGGGCTTGACCTGGAACTCTTTAACAACTTTAACCTGACCGTTGACTACTATAAAAAAAGAACAAAAGACCTGTTACTGGATGCAGATATGGCCCTGAGCACAGGTTTTAACAGGGTACAGCAAAACGTAGGTGAGGTTTCCAACGAGGGGATAGAGTTTACCCTGAGTTCCCGGAACATCAGGAATGAACGATTTCGCTGGGACACGGATTTCAACATCTCATTTAACAAAACCAGGACGGAGAAGCTGAACAGCGGGCAAAACGAGATCCTTATCGACCCCGGGTGGGACAGGCAGTTTATGCAGTCAGAATACCAGTATATTACAAGAGTTGGTCACCCTGTCGGGATGATGTACGGACTTGAATTTGACGGGATTTATCAGGTGGAGGATTTTCTGCTGACCAACGACGGGGATTATCAGCTGAAAGAAGGGATCCCCGGCTACCGTACCGTAATGCGGCCGGGCATGGTAAAATTCAAGGACCTGAACGGAGATGGTGTGATCAATGAAGATGACAGGACGATCATAGGAAATCCGCAGCCGAAACATATCGGGGGATTGTCCAATAGTTTTAAGGTCGGATCTTTTGATTTTCAGTTTCTGCTGCAATGGGCATATGACTTTGATATACTCAATGGCAATAAATCTGAATTCGGAAGTATCTACAGGCAAAACAGGAACGGCCTGACATCCCTTGCCGATATCTGGACCCCCACCAATACCGATACCGACATAGGGGGAATGAGGTATGACGGAATAAACCTGACCACCCCTTACGGCTATAAACTGGATACCCGCCATATAGACGACGGCTCCTATTTAAGACTTAAAACCGTAGTCCTGGGTTATCGCCTGCCGGAAGAGGTGCTGGAAAAACTGAGGCTGAAAAAATGCAGATTATCGGTCTCCGCACAGAATATTTATACCTGGACCGGCTACGAGGGGTATAATCCGGATGTATCTGTGGGAAGGTACGGGGCCCTGACCCCCAGGCTGGATTACTCGGCCTATCCGCAGAGTATCACGGTGTCCGGAGGTATAGAACTGACATTTTAAAAAAACAAATAAAAAATATTCACATGAAACAGAAGAATATTCACTTCGCCATAGCAATGCTGGTAGCTTTTACCCTGATGAGTTGCTCCGATTTTCTGGAAGTTGAGCCGAAATCGTCCTGGAAGGCCGAGTCCTTTTATACTTCGAGAGAAGAGGCAGACCTGGCCCTGTCGGGGATTTACGGTCAATTGGCAAACGATGATGTATATGGCTGGAAATTCAACGTCCTTTTAGAAGCCGGAACAGACGAGACCTATACGAATGACCCCAATAATCCCACCTGGGATGCCGCAAAGTACGCACATACCTCTTCAAGTGATCAAATACAAAATATATGGTTGCGATTCTATACCTGTATTCAACTGGTCAACCAGTTCGAACAGAACATGAGCCCCGATCTGTTTACAACCGAAGAATACAATAACCTCCTCGCAAAAGCACGTTTTATGCGGGCATTTTGTTATTTTAACCTGGCCAATTGGTTCGGGCCCGTCCCTCTCAGGTTAACGCCCAGTTCTTCCCAGGAAGACAACAACGTACCGCCGTCACCGCCGATGGATGTTTATAAGCAGGTGGAAGAGGATTATTTATTTGCGGCAGAACACCTCGGGCATGCCAACAGTTCTGCTTATGTGCCGGGCGAACCCAACAAAATGGCCGCACACGGCCTGCTGGCCCGGCTTTATTTGAGAATGGGCGGGTTTCAACCGTATTTGTCAGAGAGCGAAGCGGGATCCTATTTTGAGAATAACCAGCAGTATTTCGAAAAAGCACGGGAACAATGCGAGATTATTATAAACGACGGCTGGCATGGCATCGTACCCTATGCTGCGGATAGCATGAGCTATAGAAATCACTTTCTCAGCTATCTGCAGGACCACTACGATCTGAAAGAATCACTGTTTGAGATCTCATTCGGCAATTTTGCAAATATGGGATTGAAGGTAGACGGCAGGCTGGGAAATATCAATGGTGTTGAATTTGTGGGGACCTCAGATATTCCCCGCGGTTTCTGTAAAGTAAATGTTGCGCTTCCTGTTTACCAGGCATATTCAAAAGAAGACACCCGGAGGGAATGGAACATTGCGGGGTACCGGAATAAATATTCCAATGCCAACCAGGCCTACACCATGAGCTATATTTTCGATTTCCCTTTAAACCAGGAATACGGCATAGGAAAGTTCAGAAGGTGGGAACCGGCAGATCTCGGGGCCTTAAAAGAGCAGGGGAAAATTACGGATGCCAATTACACCATCCTCAACAATACCCCGGGTTCTGATAAGGACCCCAATTTTACAAGTATCAATTTTCCCGTGTTAAGGTATTCAGATGTACTGCTGATGCACGCAGAAGCCATTATCGGTGGAAGGTTCGGAAGCGCAGCCGCAAACGATGCCGCTTTGAACGACCTTAATACCGTGAGGGAAAGGGCAGGCCTGGATCCTTATAGCGGAAGCCTGGCCCATGATGACTTTTTTAATGAAATTGTGGATGAGAGACAGCGGGAATTGTGTTTTGAGGGACTCCGAAAACAGGACCTGATCCGGTGGAACTTACTCGAAGATAAACTGTTGGAGACCAATGAAGCTATCAAAAACCACGGACTTTACAACAACAATAGCCAGTTTCACCAGACCTATCTGGATCCCGGAAATAATTTTGACAGGACCAAACACCTCCTTTTGCCTTACCCGTTACAGGAAACACTCATAAATCACAGCCTGGAACAAAGAACGGGATGGTAACAGGTTTCACCGACAAAAAATCAATGAAATGAAGATCATATCACCGGAAACTCACCGAAAAAACCATAAACGCAAAAGCATTCTGAAAGGTATTTTTATGCTCTGTGTTCTTGTTTTATCTACCCAGGGAAAAGCACAAAGCGCAGAACCCGAACGTTCGTACGACTATTCCCGGATCAGGGCCCATCCCAGGCTCCTGTTGACCGAAGGAGAAGAAAAGGCCCTGAGGTCATCGATAAAAAGAAACCCGGAGTTTAAGAAAATAGACACTTATATTCATCAGGTCTCCGATAATCTGCTTTCAGAAGAGCCTCTGGTCTTTAAGAAAAAGGGGAAGAGGCTGCTGGCGGTTTCCCGGAAAGCGCTTACCAGGCTGTATTACCTGTCTTACAGTTACCGTATGACCGGTGATGCCAAGTATTTGAGGCGGGCGGAAAAGGAACTCAATGCGGTTTGCGGCTTTGAAAGCTGGAACCCCACGCATTTCCTCGATGTGGGGGAGATGTGTATGGCTGTTTCTATAGCCTATGACTGGCTGTACGACGATTTGAAGGAAAGCACCCGGAAAAATGTGCGGGAGGCTATTCTGAAAAAGGCATTTGAACCTTCGTATATAGAAGACAATGCCTGGTTCCTCGATGTCCACAGCAACTGGAACTCTGTTTGTAATGCGGGACT contains the following coding sequences:
- a CDS encoding SusC/RagA family TonB-linked outer membrane protein; translation: MKPIKLLVLLFFLPTVGVFAQKTVTGTVTDDKGVPIPGANVIVKGSPRGTTTDFDGNYAIEDIAQSDILIYSYVGFKKVEKNVFSQTTIDVTLEPDQVQLNEVVVIGYDAVRKRDLTGSVSAIDPEELSVTATSNFDEALAGRAAGVQVTSSDGTPGSSQNIVIRGGNSITGDNSPLYVVDGIPLEDFDPSSLNTRDIESFDILKDASATAIYGSRGANGVIVINTRSGRSDGQTDISIGSFSWIQVIPNRLDVLSPYEFARYQEKLAYANDNYTPGQNVRLYETNWIDPELYRNMEGTDWQDEIFRTAYTSNHTLSLRAGNEKTSLYYSGNYLDQEGTLISTSFKKINNRLKFTHKVNENLKVNGQIAYSNIKSKGLQVSGNARTSVIRDAVSFRPVDPINWSNDEESVIQDQDPYLYDPVKTLENTDRAVARDVLTGTLGLNYKFSEKLTLNMNGNYRTTSQESSIFFNEDTQQASRTNRGIHGSISDIRWDILSTSNTLKFDDRKGDHVYGALVGIEAQYRTREASDLENRNIPTDQFGIDNLGIATTATIAGSSHSANTLLSYFGRINYTYKDRYLATVNFRTDGSSKFRKENRWGYFPSFSLAWRVSEEKFLSAIDAISDLKIRAGWGLTGNNRIGDFEAYNMFAVNTSSGYVLGQNQEFRPGAYQSNMAVPDLRWETTAQTNVGLDLELFNNFNLTVDYYKKRTKDLLLDADMALSTGFNRVQQNVGEVSNEGIEFTLSSRNIRNERFRWDTDFNISFNKTRTEKLNSGQNEILIDPGWDRQFMQSEYQYITRVGHPVGMMYGLEFDGIYQVEDFLLTNDGDYQLKEGIPGYRTVMRPGMVKFKDLNGDGVINEDDRTIIGNPQPKHIGGLSNSFKVGSFDFQFLLQWAYDFDILNGNKSEFGSIYRQNRNGLTSLADIWTPTNTDTDIGGMRYDGINLTTPYGYKLDTRHIDDGSYLRLKTVVLGYRLPEEVLEKLRLKKCRLSVSAQNIYTWTGYEGYNPDVSVGRYGALTPRLDYSAYPQSITVSGGIELTF
- a CDS encoding RagB/SusD family nutrient uptake outer membrane protein, whose protein sequence is MKQKNIHFAIAMLVAFTLMSCSDFLEVEPKSSWKAESFYTSREEADLALSGIYGQLANDDVYGWKFNVLLEAGTDETYTNDPNNPTWDAAKYAHTSSSDQIQNIWLRFYTCIQLVNQFEQNMSPDLFTTEEYNNLLAKARFMRAFCYFNLANWFGPVPLRLTPSSSQEDNNVPPSPPMDVYKQVEEDYLFAAEHLGHANSSAYVPGEPNKMAAHGLLARLYLRMGGFQPYLSESEAGSYFENNQQYFEKAREQCEIIINDGWHGIVPYAADSMSYRNHFLSYLQDHYDLKESLFEISFGNFANMGLKVDGRLGNINGVEFVGTSDIPRGFCKVNVALPVYQAYSKEDTRREWNIAGYRNKYSNANQAYTMSYIFDFPLNQEYGIGKFRRWEPADLGALKEQGKITDANYTILNNTPGSDKDPNFTSINFPVLRYSDVLLMHAEAIIGGRFGSAAANDAALNDLNTVRERAGLDPYSGSLAHDDFFNEIVDERQRELCFEGLRKQDLIRWNLLEDKLLETNEAIKNHGLYNNNSQFHQTYLDPGNNFDRTKHLLLPYPLQETLINHSLEQRTGW